One stretch of Pomacea canaliculata isolate SZHN2017 linkage group LG1, ASM307304v1, whole genome shotgun sequence DNA includes these proteins:
- the LOC112560741 gene encoding LOW QUALITY PROTEIN: nucleoprotein TPR-like (The sequence of the model RefSeq protein was modified relative to this genomic sequence to represent the inferred CDS: deleted 2 bases in 2 codons), with amino-acid sequence MEAKSRVTRRGNDKLSDNKRDEERFSESDTRMSQPRSDMSDSRTPRGGDRSLKDLTSERDQLLRAEKTYRQRIQQLEEEVKSVVKQSQELSTENKELRSKLDALENSRMSGGSEKREEELVTTVARVNKEKLEVDAENERLQARLTEQEHKARLWDTISSDNNKLKTQNTELEKRVQDLEKDVRRLGSNPLPPPTHADQVSAVQKENKKLEAELSNLRTQKAEVETEVERQKSLNADLTEKLEHKRQELEELVRVLKSDTTSEKELRDLTAQLENTQRKLSECKASLDEVNLKYLELEKENGSTKAALKAKEAECKSLKGSLEEKDSQISELKKKLESSKRGMKKLEDSLDEMKQTEKDAVNMKARIRSLKNEIEDSLVSIHKLKQENNEAKTEVERLHAELMMTSESLTEARRHIKTMENERHSRQQMEEELQTRDKRLGELERQTFRDERQKRAAETEGEGAGGGQAGSAEGRSNATEVEVANQKLQEENQKLRQALVERNIEITRRQSERKTLVNRVDTLERKQQDADIQMQQLKGWVGTSSVVPPTGTLPDHRQSTRKDHLLGLPSVSSPTSPRESRLTGARGGRAGGKRKGKNRSWDDLTRAGDHEVSAHTSPSLPVVLETRFLDAPASAAALATSSCTNTS; translated from the exons ATGGAAGCCAAATCTCGTGTTACTCGCAGAGGAAACGATAAACTCTCAGACAACAAAAGAGACGAAGAAAGGTTTTCAGAATCCGATACCCGCATGTCACAACCCAGGTCAGACATGTCGGACAGCAGGACACCACGGGGAGGTGACAGGTCTTTGAAGGACCTGACCAGCGAGAGAGACCAGCTACTGCGGGCAGAAAAAACCTACAGACAGCGGATCCAGCagctggaggaggaggtgaaGTCTGTGGTGAAGCAAAGTCAGGAGCTctccacagaaaacaaagaactcCGCAGCAAACTCGATGCGTTAGAAAATTCTCGAATGTCTGGAG GAtctgaaaagagagaagaggaactGGTGACAACGGTTGCCAGAGTGAACAAGGAGAAACTGGAAGTGGACGCTGAGAACGAGAGGCTGCAGGCCAGACTTACGGAGCAAGAGCACAAGGCCCGGTTATGGGACACCATTTCCTCGGACAACAACAAGCTGAAGACTCAGAACACAGAGTTGGAGAAGCGAGTGCAGGACCTGGAGAAGGATGTTCGCCGACTGGGCAGCAACCCACTACCTCCTCCCACTCATGCAGACCAGGTCTCTGCagtgcagaaagaaaacaagaaactggaGGCAGAACTGAGCAACTTGCGGACGCAGAAGGCAGAGGTAGAAACAGAAGTCGAGAGACAGAAATCACTGAACGCAGACCTCACCGAGAAGCTGGAACACAAGCGTCAAGAGCTGGAGGAACTGGTGAGGGTTTTAAAATCGGATACAACTTCAGAAAAGGAGTTGAGAGACTTAACTGCGCAGCTTGAAAACACTCAACGAAAACTTTCAGAATGCAAGGCTAGTCTGGACGAAGTCAACCTCAAATATCTGGAGTTGGAGAAAGAGAATGGTTCAACGAAGGCTGCGTTGAAGGCCAAGGAAGCGGAGTGTAAAAGTTTGAAAGGTAgtttagaagaaaaagactCTCAAATTAGCGAGCTCAAGAAAAAGTTAGAGTCCTCCAAACGCGGAATGAAGAAGCTCGAGGACAGTCTAGACGAGATgaagcagacagaaaaagatgCCGTTAATATGAAAGCTAGGATAAGATCTCTGAAAAATGAAATCGAAGACAGCTTGGTTTCGATCCACAAGTTGAAGCAAGAAAACAACGAGGCGAAGACTGAGGTCGAACGTCTGCACGCGGAACTAATGATGACCTCAGAATCCCTGACCGAGGCCCGGCGCCACATCAAGACCATGGAGAACGAGCGGCACTCGAGGCAGCAGATGGAGGAGGAGCTTCAGACCCGCGACAAGCGATTGGGTGAGCTGGAACGTCAGACTTTTCGAGATGAACGTCAGAAGCGAGCAGCTGAAACAGAAGGTGAAGGAGCTGGAGGAGGACAAGCAGGATCTGCTGAAGGC CGGAGCAATGCCACTGAGGTGGAAGTCGCAAACCAGAAGTTACAAGAAGAAAACCAGAAGCTGCGGCAGGCGTTGGTGGAGCGTAACATAGAAATAACGCGGCGACAGTCAGAGCGGAAGACGCTGGTGAACCGGGTGGACACATTGGAGAGG AAGCAGCAGGACGCAGACATTCAGATGCAGCAGCTGAAAGGGTGGGTAGGCACCTCCAGCGTCGTGCCCCCAACAGGAACTCTTCCCGACCACCGTCAGTCCACCCGCAAAGATCACCTGCTCGGACTTCCCAGTGTATCCTCCCCTACTTCTCCCCGGGAATCAAGATTGACAGGAGCAAGAGGTGGAAGAGCAGGAGGTAAACGCAAGGGGAAGAACCGTAGCTGGGACGATCTCACGAGGGCTGGAGACCACGAGGTCAGTGCACACACGTCGCCCAGTCTCCCCGTTGTTCTGGAAACCAGATTTCTGGACGCACCTGCATCTGCCGCTGCCCTGGCTACTTCGAGTTGTACAAACACAAGCTGA